The DNA segment GCCCGTGCTTTGGCGGTCGGCCAGGCAGCGGTGCGCCTCGGCCGCCTCGGCCAAAGGCCAGGTGCGGTCGATGCGCAGCTTCAGCTCGCCCGCCGCCAGCCAACGGAACAGGTCGCCGCTGCGCTTGAGC comes from the Dehalococcoidia bacterium genome and includes:
- a CDS encoding zinc-binding dehydrogenase; this encodes MFRWLAAGELKLRIDRTWPLAEAAEAHRCLADRQSTGKLLLIP